GAAAAAATATTTCTCATCTGTATCTATTGAAGTAATGCCATTAGACGAAGAAGATTATAGATATCTAGCAGAAGATGGATTAGATGGACTTACTGTATACCAAGAGACTTATGATGAAAAAAGATATGCAGAGGTACATCTATCGGGTGAAAAAAGAAATTTTAGATATAGATTGGACACTCCAGAAAGAGGGGCTAAAGCTGGCTTAAGAACAATAGGAATAGGAGCACTATTAGGACTTGGAGATATAAGAAGTGATGCTTTTAAAACAGGATTGCATCTGAAATACCTTATAGATAATTATCCAAACAGTGAGTTTAGTATCTCTTTCCCTAGAGTAAATGAAGCAGAAGGAAATTTAAAAGATAGTTATGCTGTTGATGATATTACCTTTGTACAGATAATATTAGCCAATAGAATTTTCCAACCAACAGCAGGAATAACTCTATCAACTAGGGAGAGTGCTTATATGAGAGACAATCTATTACAACTAGGAATTACTAAATTTTCAGCAGGTTCAAAAACTGAAGTAGGTGGTTATTCACACGAAAATGAATCAACAGCTCAATTTGATATAACTGACAATAGAAGTGTAGAAGAGATAGTGGAAGCTATTAGAAAAAGAGGATTAGAACCTAAGTATAAAGATTGGGAGACATTATTATGAAAATAGGTATAGCTGGTACAGGTGGGATAGGCTCAAATGTGGCTATGCATCTAGTTAGAAGTGGAATTACTAATCTAAAATTTGGAGATTTTGATAGAATAGAAAAATCCAATCTCAATAGACAGTTTTACTTTGAAGAGCAGATAGGAAAATATAAATCTGAAACTCTAAAGGAAAATCTTACCAAAATCTCACAGGGTAATTATGAGGTTGAAGTAATAAAACTTGAAAAAGAGAATATGAGAGAGTTTTTCAAAGATTGTGATATAGTAGTAGATGGATTTGACAAAAAGGAGTATAAGGCTCTTTTACTTGAAGAGGTTTTTGATGGAAAGAAACTTTTAATAACAGTATCTGGGATAGGTGGGATAGATTCCTCAAGTGTACAGATAGTAAAGAGAATGAAAAACCTCTATATAGTGGGAGATATGAAAAGTGATGTTTCAGAATATAAAACTTATTCACATAAGGTAAATATAGTAGCTAGCAAAGTAGTAGAAGTAATCTTAAAGGAGCTATACAATGAGAAATAGAATAGAGATTCCTAAGGGAATATATGGAATAACAGGAGATAATTTTTCTAATGGAAGAAGTAACTACTTCTGTGTAGAAGAGATGATAAAAGGTGGAATAAAAATAGTTCAATATAGGGCTAAAACAAAAGATACTAGAGAAAAGGTAAAGGAAGCTAGAGAGATAAGAGAGCTTTGTAGAAAGAATGGAGTAATATTTATAGTAAATGATAATGTAGATATAGCCCTTCTTGTAGATGCAGATGGAGTTCATATAGGACAAGAGGATATGCACCCAGATGATGTGAGAAAACTTATAGGAGATAATAAAATCATCGGGCTTTCTACTCATTCAGAAAAGCAGGGAATGGAAGCTTATAAAAATCCCAATGTTGATTATATAGGAGTAGGACCGATATTTCCAACAACTACTAAGGATACGACTCCAGTAGGATTAGGGTATCTTGAGTATGCAGTAAAAAATTTAGATTTGCCTTTTGTAGCAATTGGTGGAATAAAAGCACATAATATAGATGCTATCATAGCTAAAGGAGCACAGAGAGTATGCCTTGTTAGTGAGATAGTAGGAGCTGATTCAATCTCTGATATGGCTAGAAATTTACAAGAAAAGT
Above is a window of Fusobacterium mortiferum ATCC 9817 DNA encoding:
- the thiH gene encoding 2-iminoacetate synthase ThiH; the protein is MSYYDELVKWKDFDFEGYFNSVTDEEILKSIEKDKLSVYDYLNLLSPRAKNHIEKMAQRAHKLTRQYFGNVIGLYLPIYVSNYCTSNCIYCGFSKKNHIIRRHMKYEEIEREAKEIAKSGIENILLLTGEAKGLVDKEYLKGGIDVLKKYFSSVSIEVMPLDEEDYRYLAEDGLDGLTVYQETYDEKRYAEVHLSGEKRNFRYRLDTPERGAKAGLRTIGIGALLGLGDIRSDAFKTGLHLKYLIDNYPNSEFSISFPRVNEAEGNLKDSYAVDDITFVQIILANRIFQPTAGITLSTRESAYMRDNLLQLGITKFSAGSKTEVGGYSHENESTAQFDITDNRSVEEIVEAIRKRGLEPKYKDWETLL
- the thiF gene encoding sulfur carrier protein ThiS adenylyltransferase ThiF — translated: MKIGIAGTGGIGSNVAMHLVRSGITNLKFGDFDRIEKSNLNRQFYFEEQIGKYKSETLKENLTKISQGNYEVEVIKLEKENMREFFKDCDIVVDGFDKKEYKALLLEEVFDGKKLLITVSGIGGIDSSSVQIVKRMKNLYIVGDMKSDVSEYKTYSHKVNIVASKVVEVILKELYNEK
- the thiE gene encoding thiamine phosphate synthase yields the protein MRNRIEIPKGIYGITGDNFSNGRSNYFCVEEMIKGGIKIVQYRAKTKDTREKVKEAREIRELCRKNGVIFIVNDNVDIALLVDADGVHIGQEDMHPDDVRKLIGDNKIIGLSTHSEKQGMEAYKNPNVDYIGVGPIFPTTTKDTTPVGLGYLEYAVKNLDLPFVAIGGIKAHNIDAIIAKGAQRVCLVSEIVGADSISDMARNLQEKFNK